Proteins encoded in a region of the Bombyx mori chromosome 23, ASM3026992v2 genome:
- the LOC101745149 gene encoding serine/threonine-protein kinase haspin homolog isoform X2 gives MHLTLQYTGFLSDDCDDTIVGLSKLSLDDVEPEITVLGIHDTSNRVATARDYVLRRCNQTDAILFDECYPDALLKNCHKIGEGVYGEVFLWRARDGRARVMKIVPIAGHTKVNGEDQKDYHEIISEIVIAMELSALRAPIADIERHFDEGNDTDALDLHAIGNATDVFNQVLAVRCVYGSYPSRLLDLWDLYDECKGSENDNPAILPVDQQYIVLELANAGQDLESYQFNNAEQAHALFLQVAFGLAVGEEAYQFEHRDLHWGNVLIAPTEQKFATFVLRGRRHCTPRCGVAATIIDYSLSRVSLPASAPARCAALYNDLADDDGLFDAVGDYQFEVYRLMKSKLGNDWKNFEPYTNILWLHYTVDKMITALRYKRTNTKIHKHYIDKLKGIKNRILDYKSATDFVLTDNEY, from the exons ATGCATCTTACCCTGCAATACACAG GATTTTTGAGCGACGATTGTGATGATACGATTGTCGGGTTATCAAAACTCTCGCTCGATGATGTGGAACCGGAGATCACCGTTCTAGGTATACATGATACTTCGAATCGTGTTGCTACAGCTCGAGATTACGTGTTACGTCGATGCAATCAAACGGATGCTATACTATTTGATGAATGCTATCCAGACGC ACTTTTGAAAAACTGTCACAAGATTGGCGAAGGTGTGTACGGGGAAGTATTTCTTTGGCGTGCTCGAGATGGCAGAGCTCGAGTAATGAAAATAGTTCCAATTGCTGGTCATACCAAGGTCAATGGAGAAGACCAAAAGGACTATCACGAGATTATCTCGGAAATTGTGATTGCTAT GGAATTGAGCGCCCTGCGCGCTCCCATAGCCGATATCGAACGACATTTTGACGAAGGGAATGATACTGACGCTTTGGATCTACATGCTATAGGCAATGCAACGGATGTTTTTAATCAG gttctAGCAGTAAGGTGTGTGTACGGCAGCTACCCATCACGTTTGCTAGATCTCTGGGACTTGTACGACGAATGTAAAGGTTCCGAGAACGACAATCCGGCCATCTTGCCCGTCGATCAACAATACATCGTACTAGAGCTGGCCAACGCCGGACAAGATTTGGAGAGCTACCAGTTCAACAACGCTGAACAAGCACACGCGCTGTTCCTCCAG GTGGCATTCGGTCTGGCCGTGGGCGAGGAGGCCTACCAGTTCGAGCATCGCGATCTGCACTGGGGAAACGTTCTCATCGCGCCCACCGAACAAAAG TTTGCCACGTTCGTGCTCCGCGGGCGGCGGCACTGCACGCCCCGCTGCGGCGTCGCGGCCACCATCATCGACTACTCGCTGTCGCGCGTGTCGCTGCCGGCGAGCGCGCCCGCACGCTGCGCCGCGCTCTACAACGACCTGGCGGACGACGACGGACTCTTCGACGCCGTCGGAGACTATCAGTTTGAGGTCTACCGCCTCATGAAAAGCAAGTTGGG CAATGATTGGAAGAACTTTGAACCATATACAAACATACTGTGGCTACATTACACTGTTGATAAAATGATAACGGCCCTACGCTACAAAAGAACCAATACAAAGATACACAAGCATTACATAGACAAATTGAAGGGCATCAAGAATAGAATTCTCGATTACAAGAGTGCAACCGATTTTGTTTTAACGGACAACGAATATTAA
- the LOC110386017 gene encoding uncharacterized protein LOC110386017 isoform X3, protein MSNDSDVGELLLLYALSRSQKKRVWVHDINKKRNDLGEYHRLCRELASHEDRFFTYFRMSQVLFEELHDLLIPKISKCTTNWRTPISTRERLVICLRYLATGDSHQTIAFSFRVGRSTVGGIVKEVCKEIWNTLQPEYMPSPTEETWIQSEKGYRETWNFPNCVGSIDGKHIAIKCPKNSGSEYFCYKKFFSVVLLAIVDPCYKFTVIEAPRSPFLMYLLAMKVLL, encoded by the exons atgtcgaaTGATTCAGATGTGGGAGAATTGTTACTTTTATATGCTCTATCACGATCACAGAAAAAAAGAGTATGGGTGCACGACATTAATAAGAAGAGAAATGATTTAGGAGAATATCATCGGTTGTGTCGCGAGCTTGCATCACATGAAGATCGTTTTTTTACATACTTTCGTATGTCTCAAGTTTTATTCGAAGAACTACATGACCTGCTCATCCCTAAAATAAGCAAATGCACTACAAACTGGAGGACGCCTATTTCTACAAGAGAAAGACTTGTAATCTGTCTAAg GTACTTAGCTACGGGTGATTCACACCAAACCATAGCCTTCTCCTTCCGAGTAGGTCGTTCAACTGTTGGTGGTATTGTGAAAGAAGTCTGTAAAGAAATTTGGAATACATTACAACCAGAATATATGCCATCGCCTACTGAAGAGACATGGATACAATCAGAGAAAGGTTATAGGGAAACCTGGAACTTCCCGAATTGTGTCGGTAGTATCGATGGAAAACATATCGCTATAAAGTGTCCCAAAAATAGTGGATCAGAATATTTTTGCTACAAGAAGTTTTTTTCTGTAGTTCTTCTTGCTATAGTTGATCCATGTTATAAATTCACCGTCATCGAG GCACCGAGGAGCCCGTTCCTCATGTATTTATTGGCGATGAAGGTTTTGCTTTAA
- the LOC101741829 gene encoding uncharacterized protein LOC101741829 codes for MSEKLIELVRKYPCLYNTKDISYKNVTIKIKLWEQIGKEINETGESARKKWKSLRDNYMRYKKEVAGTTGQAAKKFQKWPWASQLHFLDSTLTDRARSSNVREPTPEPSSDIETPSPEIQLLETPQSETSPPQTRSPEIPPPGTPHANSINCSRTKKKKKTDSEMDKVIIFLQNRKNQEYDAIDHLFQSYAQTFKSFSKQKQIKAKVELAKLFASIEAEELQERSDVQILSNSPHCSIISTEDSVAYEVPILHVTNFGASTSSIDFQNDNAINMYLKK; via the exons atgtctgagaaattaatagaattagttaggaaatacccatgcttatacaatacGAAGGATATTTCTTATAAAAATGTAACAATTAAGATAAAATTGTGGGAACAAATCGGAAAAGAGATTAATGAAACTG GTGAATCCGCCAGAAAAAAATGGAAGAGCTTGAGAGACAACTACATGAGATACAAAAAAGAAGTTGCAGGTACTACAGGACAAGCtgcaaaaaaatttcaaaaatggcCTTGGGCTTCCCAGTTACATTTCCTTGATTCAACTCTGACAGATCGAGCACGATCTTCAAACGTTCGAGAACCTACACCGGAACCATCGTCAGATATAGAAACTCCATCGCCAGAGATACAATTACTAGAGACGCCTCAATCAGAGACATCTCCACCACAGACACGCTCGCCAGAGATACCTCCGCCAGGGACGCCTCATGCAAACTCTATAAATTGTTcacgaactaaaaaaaaaaaaaaaactgacagtGAGATGGataaagttataatttttttacaaaatagaaaaaacCAAGAGTATGATGCCATAGACCACCTATTCCAAAGTTATGCCCAAACATTTAAAAGTTTCTCCAAACAAAAGCAGATAAAAGCCAAGGTAGAACTAGCCAAGTTATTTGCAAGCATAGAAGCAGAGGAACTGCAAGAACGTTCAGACGTTCAGATATTGAGCAATTCACCACATTGTTCTATTATAAGTACTGAAGACTCCGTCGCCTATGAAGTGCCTATTCTACATGTGACTAATTTTGGAGCATcgacatcttcaattgattttcaaaatgaTAACGCAATAaacatgtatttaaaaaaataa
- the LOC110386017 gene encoding uncharacterized protein LOC110386017 isoform X1, with translation MSNDSDVGELLLLYALSRSQKKRVWVHDINKKRNDLGEYHRLCRELASHEDRFFTYFRMSQVLFEELHDLLIPKISKCTTNWRTPISTRERLVICLRYLATGDSHQTIAFSFRVGRSTVGGIVKEVCKEIWNTLQPEYMPSPTEETWIQSEKGYRETWNFPNCVGTEEPVPHVFIGDEGFALKTYLMRPFPRASATQDERKTKFNKRLCRARRVVENAFGILAQKWRIFLRPIDCDVDTGIDVIKAAGC, from the exons atgtcgaaTGATTCAGATGTGGGAGAATTGTTACTTTTATATGCTCTATCACGATCACAGAAAAAAAGAGTATGGGTGCACGACATTAATAAGAAGAGAAATGATTTAGGAGAATATCATCGGTTGTGTCGCGAGCTTGCATCACATGAAGATCGTTTTTTTACATACTTTCGTATGTCTCAAGTTTTATTCGAAGAACTACATGACCTGCTCATCCCTAAAATAAGCAAATGCACTACAAACTGGAGGACGCCTATTTCTACAAGAGAAAGACTTGTAATCTGTCTAAg GTACTTAGCTACGGGTGATTCACACCAAACCATAGCCTTCTCCTTCCGAGTAGGTCGTTCAACTGTTGGTGGTATTGTGAAAGAAGTCTGTAAAGAAATTTGGAATACATTACAACCAGAATATATGCCATCGCCTACTGAAGAGACATGGATACAATCAGAGAAAGGTTATAGGGAAACCTGGAACTTCCCGAATTGTGTCG GCACCGAGGAGCCCGTTCCTCATGTATTTATTGGCGATGAAGGTTTTGCTTTAAAAACGTATTTGATGCGTCCTTTCCCAAGAGCTTCAGCCACACAAGACGAAAGAAAAACAAAGTTTAATAAAAGACTTTGCAGGGCACGTCGGGTGGTTGAAAATGCGTTTGGGATATTAGCACAAAAATGGCGCATTTTTTTACGCCCTATTGATTGTGACGTAGACACAGGAATTGATGTTATTAAAGCTGCAGGTTGTTAA
- the LOC101745149 gene encoding uncharacterized protein LOC101745149 isoform X1, with protein MRRTYRSKKDVGNGLDRDALLNMDKKSSAFDAFYIQNIKQTKRELSCIGQSSQYTVASNKVRKRKYVKRILKETEKPFQTVASPSHSTSRSVFLTPDKSIRVNKAFDAFDMLLNSSSANVEDNTKNNETSEWKMQTRKAKTYEKKRKQKIKKINYAISNGTDSDKENSNETHQITCNTTDIRNYKLNIEKETKTNLKEADESINQIVNKMSRFNNIKLNSPEPSFMTYNKYKHRLTTTINSPILQKSPLCSTPFKEKYRSQSIYKFSPIQTNKINCNSPTSDSVIEEKNDSHTSIVFRPIELRTNDRKSLMVNKSENINDVTKIGSEEQHSSSTNEMIEHEKSISCVSNENNMPNVELCLLHNTEVEPFLGFPIGVESTIIEKCINLETQSTTVVLNNIGTGDCKVEDQKDHNSYSENLEKHEKKDDSISIDLNDTDDCKVEDQKYHDIYSEKLEKNDDSISIDLNDTDDCKVEDQKYHDIYSEKHEKNDDSISIDLIDTDDCKIEDQKYYDIYSDKHEKNDDSISIDSSDKDSSYDTCNSEHYSQLVDVKVSDVQPRVMIEKLNDSVFIRYYEKMLKNDACDSENENDKSSYNTIESSLEDMSKSSKSDSSFDEYSQNSDDAVSNNSSFYGENNGAYKEEHSNNDDKISFVTTRKRNDVTNEKMISMFDNSKVTDCSDELDLTVLSNRVYLNFTSGECVSTSIVEATIIESDMEENISGKQNLYTNDNSLENEVCTDIVNSNTESTNEVTLYSIPTKINDFEINTSNNERKSSITIRRKTRLSKKTKSLTPQKDDEQVKSEITMKYDIIEVTSSDNACEEHGTDDSNFDKKAVQSKPKKVSKISKRQSNSNISRVVNSESSDDSEDFVEEQRLISIKKKVTNRCTRLSRRSTIISQPEKPIKSYIKVEHTSFSLDNNALPDNNESNKHTKRGNIQIDDENSTLATRSLGITRKSRDNIQSSDFSSEVKPCIVLQPGKKWERSLSIYRRMTTMDNLEKSILDESMDMKGRKYRQSVISTMELQESRGPLHNESINSRRSTFVSKPSRSTISILKDPNSTRTSLCPSTACDDLKGFLSDDCDDTIVGLSKLSLDDVEPEITVLGIHDTSNRVATARDYVLRRCNQTDAILFDECYPDALLKNCHKIGEGVYGEVFLWRARDGRARVMKIVPIAGHTKVNGEDQKDYHEIISEIVIAMELSALRAPIADIERHFDEGNDTDALDLHAIGNATDVFNQVLAVRCVYGSYPSRLLDLWDLYDECKGSENDNPAILPVDQQYIVLELANAGQDLESYQFNNAEQAHALFLQVAFGLAVGEEAYQFEHRDLHWGNVLIAPTEQKFATFVLRGRRHCTPRCGVAATIIDYSLSRVSLPASAPARCAALYNDLADDDGLFDAVGDYQFEVYRLMKSKLGNDWKNFEPYTNILWLHYTVDKMITALRYKRTNTKIHKHYIDKLKGIKNRILDYKSATDFVLTDNEY; from the exons ATGAGGCGTACGTACAGGTCTAAAAAAGATGTTGGAAATGGATTGGATCGTGACGCCTTGCTGAATATGGACAAAAAAAGTTCAGCTTTCGATGCATTTTACattcaaaatataaaacaaacgaAACGCGAATTATCTTGTATCGGACAGTCAAGTCAGTATACAGTGGCTTCTAATAAAGTTCGGAaaagaaaatatgtaaaaagaaTCTTGAAAGAAACGGAAAAACCTTTCCAAACAGTTGCTTCGCCCTCACACTCGACTTCGCGTTCCGTATTTTTGACCCCCGACAAATCTATACGAGTTAATAAGGCCTTTGATGCATTTGATATGCTCCTGAATTCGTCATCCGCAAATGTAGAAGATAATACGAAGAATAATGAAACGAGTGAGTGGAAAATGCAAACGAG aaaagcgaaaacttacgaaaaaaagagaaaacagaaaataaaaaagattaactATGCTATCAGTAATGGAACAG ATTCAGACAAAGAAAATTCAAATGAAACACATCAAATTACATGCAACACCACAGACATAAGAAATTACAAACTAAATAtcgaaaaagaaacaaaaacgaATCTTAAAGAGGCTGATGAATCAATAAAtcaaattgttaacaaaatgtCACGATTCAATAACATTAAGCTAAATAGTCCAGAACCTTCTTTCAtgacatacaataaatataaacatagaTTAACGACAACCATCAATTCTCCTATCTTACAAAAGTCTCCATTGTGTAGTACTCctttcaaagaaaaatatcgCAGTCaatcaatttataaattttctccGATACAAACTAATAAGATCAATTGCAACAGTCCAACTTCTGATTCTgtaattgaagaaaaaaatgacAGTCATACCAGTATTGTGTTTCGTCCAATTGAATTAAGAACTAATGATAGAAAGTCTCTCATGGTAAATAAATCTGAGAATATAAATGATGTAACTAAAATAGGATCTGAAGAACAACATAGTTCATCAACTAATGAAATGATTGAACATGAGAAATCAATTAGTTGTGtaagtaatgaaaataatatgccAAATGTAGAATTGTGTTTGCTGCATAATACAGAAGTCGAACCATTCTTGGGTTTTCCTATTGGTGTTGAATCTACAATAATAGAGAAATGTATTAATTTGGAAACTCAATCAACCACTGTAGTTTTGAATAATATTGGCACAGGTGATTGTAAAGTTGAAGATCAAAAAGATCACAACAGTTATTCAGAGAACCTAgaaaaacacgaaaaaaaagATGATAGTATCTCAATAGATCTTAATGACACTGATGATTGTAAAGTTGAAGATCAAAAATATCACGACATATATTCAGAGAAGCTTGAAAAAAACGATGATAGTATCTCAATAGATCTTAATGACACTGATGATTGTAAAGTTGAAGATCAAAAATATCACGACATATATTCAGAAAAGCACGAAAAAAACGATGATAGTATCTCAATAGATCTTATTGACACTGATGATTGTAAAATTGAAGATCAAAAATATTACGATATATATTCAGATAAGCACGAAAAAAACGATGATAGTATCTCAATAGATTCTTCAGACAAAGATTCATCATATGACACCTGTAATAGTGAACACTATTCCCAACTTGTTGATGTAAAAGTAAGTGATGTACAACCAAGAGTAATGATTGAGAAACTGAATGATTCAGTATTCATCAGGTACTATGAGAAAATGCTCAAAAATGATGCATGTGATTCTGAAAATGAAAACGACAAATCCAGTTACAACACAATAGAGTCGAGTCTAGAAGATATGTCTAAATCATCAAAGTCTGATTCATCTTTTGATGAATATAGTCAAAATTCAGATGATGCTGTTTCCAATAATAGTAGTTTTTATGGTGAAAATAATGGTGCATATAAGGAAGAACACAGCAACAATGACgataaaataagttttgttaCAACAAGAAAACGAAATGatgttacaaatgaaaaaatgatttcaatgtTTGATAATTCTAAAGTTACTGATTGTAGTGATGAACTAGATTTAACTGTGCTGAGTAATagagtttatttaaattttacttctGGTGAATGTGTGAGTACCAGCATAGTAGAAGCTACTATTATAGAATCTGATATGGAGGAGAATATTTCTGGTAAACAAAATTTGTATACCAATGATAATAGTTTAGAAAACGAAGTATGTACAGATATTGTCAATAGTAATACTGAAAGTACAAATGAAGTGACACTGTATTCTATTCCAacgaaaataaatgattttgaaataaacACTAGTAATAATGAACGAAAGTCGTCTATAACAATTAGACGAAAAACTAGACTATCAAAGAAGACTAAGTCGTTAACTCCCCAAAAAGATGATGAACAAGTAAAATCAGAAATTACTATGAAATATGATATCATCGAAGTGACTTCTAGTGACAATGCATGTGAAGAACATGGCACTGATGATTCTAATTTCGACAAAAAAGCAGTACAATCAAAACCAAAAAAAGTTTCAAAGATATCTAAAAGACAGAGTAATAGTAATATTTCTAGAGTAGTTAACAGTGAATCTTCGGATGATTCGGAAGATTTTGTTGAAGAACAAAGACtgattagtattaaaaaaaaagtaacaaatagATGTACAAGACTGTCAAGAAGAAGTACTATAATTAGTCAACCAGAGAAACCAATTAAAAGTTACATCAAGGTTGAGCATACCAGTTTTTCACTAGATAATAATGCTTTACCAGATAATAATGAAAGCAATAAGCATACTAAAAGAGGAAATATACAAATTGATGATGAGAATTCCACATTGGCGACAAGAAGCCTTGGGATAACCAGAAAAAGCCGAGATAATATTCAGAGTTCTGATTTTAGTTCAGAAGTAAAACCATGTATAGTACTACAGCCTGGAAAGAAATGGGAACGATCATTAAGTATTTACAGAAGAATGACAACAATGGATAATTTAGAAAAGTCTATTTTGGATGAATCAATGGATATGAAAGGCAGGAAGTATAGGCAAAGTGTTATCAGTACAATGGAATTGCAAGAAAGCAGAG gGCCACTACACAATGAATCCATCAACAGTCGCAGAAGTACATTTGTATCTAAACCAAGCAGATCGACTATAAGTATTCTGAAG GATCCTAATAGCACGAGAACAAGTTTATGTCCATCTACTGCCTGTGATGATCTTAAAG GATTTTTGAGCGACGATTGTGATGATACGATTGTCGGGTTATCAAAACTCTCGCTCGATGATGTGGAACCGGAGATCACCGTTCTAGGTATACATGATACTTCGAATCGTGTTGCTACAGCTCGAGATTACGTGTTACGTCGATGCAATCAAACGGATGCTATACTATTTGATGAATGCTATCCAGACGC ACTTTTGAAAAACTGTCACAAGATTGGCGAAGGTGTGTACGGGGAAGTATTTCTTTGGCGTGCTCGAGATGGCAGAGCTCGAGTAATGAAAATAGTTCCAATTGCTGGTCATACCAAGGTCAATGGAGAAGACCAAAAGGACTATCACGAGATTATCTCGGAAATTGTGATTGCTAT GGAATTGAGCGCCCTGCGCGCTCCCATAGCCGATATCGAACGACATTTTGACGAAGGGAATGATACTGACGCTTTGGATCTACATGCTATAGGCAATGCAACGGATGTTTTTAATCAG gttctAGCAGTAAGGTGTGTGTACGGCAGCTACCCATCACGTTTGCTAGATCTCTGGGACTTGTACGACGAATGTAAAGGTTCCGAGAACGACAATCCGGCCATCTTGCCCGTCGATCAACAATACATCGTACTAGAGCTGGCCAACGCCGGACAAGATTTGGAGAGCTACCAGTTCAACAACGCTGAACAAGCACACGCGCTGTTCCTCCAG GTGGCATTCGGTCTGGCCGTGGGCGAGGAGGCCTACCAGTTCGAGCATCGCGATCTGCACTGGGGAAACGTTCTCATCGCGCCCACCGAACAAAAG TTTGCCACGTTCGTGCTCCGCGGGCGGCGGCACTGCACGCCCCGCTGCGGCGTCGCGGCCACCATCATCGACTACTCGCTGTCGCGCGTGTCGCTGCCGGCGAGCGCGCCCGCACGCTGCGCCGCGCTCTACAACGACCTGGCGGACGACGACGGACTCTTCGACGCCGTCGGAGACTATCAGTTTGAGGTCTACCGCCTCATGAAAAGCAAGTTGGG CAATGATTGGAAGAACTTTGAACCATATACAAACATACTGTGGCTACATTACACTGTTGATAAAATGATAACGGCCCTACGCTACAAAAGAACCAATACAAAGATACACAAGCATTACATAGACAAATTGAAGGGCATCAAGAATAGAATTCTCGATTACAAGAGTGCAACCGATTTTGTTTTAACGGACAACGAATATTAA
- the LOC110386017 gene encoding uncharacterized protein LOC110386017 isoform X2 has translation MSNDSDVGELLLLYALSRSQKKRVWVHDINKKRNDLGEYHRLCRELASHEDRFFTYFRMSQVLFEELHDLLIPKISKCTTNWRTPISTRERLVICLRYLATGDSHQTIAFSFRVGRSTVGGIVKEVCKEIWNTLQPEYMPSPTEETWIQSEKGTEEPVPHVFIGDEGFALKTYLMRPFPRASATQDERKTKFNKRLCRARRVVENAFGILAQKWRIFLRPIDCDVDTGIDVIKAAGC, from the exons atgtcgaaTGATTCAGATGTGGGAGAATTGTTACTTTTATATGCTCTATCACGATCACAGAAAAAAAGAGTATGGGTGCACGACATTAATAAGAAGAGAAATGATTTAGGAGAATATCATCGGTTGTGTCGCGAGCTTGCATCACATGAAGATCGTTTTTTTACATACTTTCGTATGTCTCAAGTTTTATTCGAAGAACTACATGACCTGCTCATCCCTAAAATAAGCAAATGCACTACAAACTGGAGGACGCCTATTTCTACAAGAGAAAGACTTGTAATCTGTCTAAg GTACTTAGCTACGGGTGATTCACACCAAACCATAGCCTTCTCCTTCCGAGTAGGTCGTTCAACTGTTGGTGGTATTGTGAAAGAAGTCTGTAAAGAAATTTGGAATACATTACAACCAGAATATATGCCATCGCCTACTGAAGAGACATGGATACAATCAGAGAAAG GCACCGAGGAGCCCGTTCCTCATGTATTTATTGGCGATGAAGGTTTTGCTTTAAAAACGTATTTGATGCGTCCTTTCCCAAGAGCTTCAGCCACACAAGACGAAAGAAAAACAAAGTTTAATAAAAGACTTTGCAGGGCACGTCGGGTGGTTGAAAATGCGTTTGGGATATTAGCACAAAAATGGCGCATTTTTTTACGCCCTATTGATTGTGACGTAGACACAGGAATTGATGTTATTAAAGCTGCAGGTTGTTAA